CTGGATCTCGTCGAAGTAGGGGTGCTTGATGTTCGGATCGAGGGTGCTCTGCTCCGAGACGCCGTTGCGGTAGTTGTCCGGCGTGAAGGTGGGCAGCGGCACATCGGCGAGCGGGTTGCCGAGGTTGGTCAGGCTGAGCACCTGGGCGTCATCGTAGTTCGGCCACCAGTAGCGCTTCTCCAGGGGGTAGGCGCCGGGGATCGCGCGGTCGTAGTTGGCGCCGGAGAGCCCGTCGTAGTAGCGGCCGATGTGGCCCTTGAGGGCCAGGGTCTTGGAGGCGTTGGGCGTCCAGGTGAATCCGAAGCGGGGCGCCAGCGTGGTGGTCTTCCACAGATCCCCGCCCTTGAATTCCTCAAAGCGGAGGCCGGGGCGCAGGATCAGCTGGTCGTTGACAGTCCACACATCCTGCACATAGAAGGTGTTCCGCTCCAGCTTGGTGTCGAAGTCGTAGCCGCCGCCCACCTGGACATAGTCCGTGTAGACCGTGTCCCCGTCCGCGATGGCGTTCAGGGAGATGCCACCGGGATACCAGGCCTTCTCCTTGTCCTTGGCGCGGTCGATGTCGAGGCCGAACTTCAGGGCGTGGGAGCCATTTCCGGCGGGAATGTACCAGTCGAGGGACGCCAGCAGGCCCAGGCGGCTGCGGGTGTTCTCGAAGGACTGGTAGGCATTGTTCATCTGGTCGAAGCCGAAGTATTTCGCGTAGCCCGGGATGGCGGCGTTCGCAGGCACGCCTCCATCGACATAGAGCGAGTACGATTCGCCGTTGTAGGCCTTGTGATCGTCGATGCCGTTGTAGCCGCTGGCCCGGAGGGTCAGCACCATGTTGCTGTTCAGGGCCTGCAGCCACTCGAGGCCGAAGGTGAAGTTCGGGCCGTCCTGCTTGCGGGTGGCCTCGGCCGCCAGGGTGCGGCTGGCGCCGCGGTGGTCGGTCTGCACGGTGTCGTAGTCCAGGAACAGGGAGAGGGTCGCCGTGGGCGTCGCCTGCAGGGTCACATTGGCCATGGCCCGGGGCGTGGAGCGCTTCTCGGAGACGGGGCTCCCCACGGGCGTGCGCTCGATGGAGATCGCTTCGATGGAGAAGAAGTACCAGAGCTTGTCCTTGATGATGGGACCGCCGATGTTCAGGGCGAGGTCGGAGGCGGTGTCGCCCACCTTCCGGACGATGATGTCGGGCAGGGAGGGATCCGCCACATTGCGGTTCGCGCTCCAGCTGTCCTTCTGGTAGTAGCCCGCCAGGGACCCGGAGAACTGGTTGCCGCCCTTCTTGATCATGCCGTTGAAGTAGGCGCCGGAGAATCCGCCGAACTCCGCGCCGGCGCCGACGCCGCCGATTTGGACCTCTTCGAACCAGTCCGGGTTGACCTGCACCCAGGCCTGGCCGGCGGAGGAATCGCCCACATTGATGCCGTTGATCAGGTAGGCGTTGGCATTGTCGCGATCACCGCCGAACCCCGAGGCCGACACCCGCGCGCCGGAACTGACGGTCAGGTTGACGCCGGGCGTGAGGGCCGCGATGGCGGCGATGTCGCGCTTGATGGGCAGGTTCTCGATGTC
The window above is part of the Geothrix sp. genome. Proteins encoded here:
- a CDS encoding TonB-dependent receptor, giving the protein MARGSGNSRFSALVLALVACPAALIGQSTTSSALTGTILDQNGKPIQGAVVRVTSESLIGGSRTAVSSENGRYRIPILPPGRYAMTVEAKGFPTRKAEEVAELGKTTVVDFKLSPEASAVVEVVGRSGAEEMVSTTTRNFKAEDIENLPIKRDIAAIAALTPGVNLTVSSGARVSASGFGGDRDNANAYLINGINVGDSSAGQAWVQVNPDWFEEVQIGGVGAGAEFGGFSGAYFNGMIKKGGNQFSGSLAGYYQKDSWSANRNVADPSLPDIIVRKVGDTASDLALNIGGPIIKDKLWYFFSIEAISIERTPVGSPVSEKRSTPRAMANVTLQATPTATLSLFLDYDTVQTDHRGASRTLAAEATRKQDGPNFTFGLEWLQALNSNMVLTLRASGYNGIDDHKAYNGESYSLYVDGGVPANAAIPGYAKYFGFDQMNNAYQSFENTRSRLGLLASLDWYIPAGNGSHALKFGLDIDRAKDKEKAWYPGGISLNAIADGDTVYTDYVQVGGGYDFDTKLERNTFYVQDVWTVNDQLILRPGLRFEEFKGGDLWKTTTLAPRFGFTWTPNASKTLALKGHIGRYYDGLSGANYDRAIPGAYPLEKRYWWPNYDDAQVLSLTNLGNPLADVPLPTFTPDNYRNGVSEQSTLDPNIKHPYFDEIQFAVEQRLGKNWTAAASYVRRNGKDLLARYDRLPLSASTTSVTNPLTSQTLTFQRPGVNADGTHDYYITNDPDAKRTYSATTFSLDGRFTPNWDMSFSVTKASNKGNLLKSNGYSSGREWVGTMYNNDGYLPGFNDDELKLRTSYKAPWGTRFNASFVYLSGLHYTRYMQTSRLGNRERYYINIEPLGASTYDARRLLDLRVSHKFSLGGKRALELFGDVFNVLNDAAVTSRGERYGSAYYGMVLDQEPPRTFRLGAKLLF